tggagcttCGGTCCTGCTCCAAGGGCAGCCCTCTCCCAAGGCTTTGCTGTACCAGCTTGGCTGTAGCCCTGCTCTTCGTGGCCCTTGCACCTCCTGGTCTCTGGCAGTGTGCCCTGCTGTGGCTGCGCATCCCTGCCGAGGAGGGGATTTTCCacggggggagaggagggaggagggggaggaggaggagcagtgctgggcacccaggggagcagagctgcaggggggAGCATCCGGGGGCTCACACAGCCAGGGCGCTGCGGGGTGCCCAGGGCAGCGCTGTCAGGGGTACCCAGAGCTGTGCAGCCACCACCCTGTGCCACGGGGACAATGAAATCCCAGGCAGGAACCgtgcctggggagaggggagctaCAGGGGGCGGCTTTTCAGCTGGGCGGCTTGACTCTGCCAAAGCTCTGCTTGGGCTCCCGAGCCTTTTGTTTGACACCTCCTGGCTAGAAAGGCAGGGTGGAGCTGAGGTGAGGTGGGGACACCTCCGACAACTTCTCTCCAGACACCTGGGTGGGCATAATGCGTGCAACAGGGGgctgtgcaggaggagggaaggaagccCGTAACGGCTGGCTGTTGGGCACCCACACCCTGCGCGGGCTCCAAGGGGACTCCATGCAGGCGGTGGCAGTGACGCTTCCAGAGCCCAGGCAGGCTTAACGGCGCTACGTGAGGTTGGCTCAGTCTGTTCATCCTCTGCGGGCTACTTTTCTCCCGAAAAGCCCTGGGTTTGTGGGGACCTGACTTTGCCGACATAGAAATACACCCTTTCCTTTTCACACTGCGGGATTGCTGTGCCTTTCTCCTGGCACCCAGGGACCTCCCTGAGCCTTTCCGTCTGTCCCAGGGcctcccagggctggcagcaggcagccaaTGGCCTCTCCTTGGGCACTGCCACCCCTGAGGAGCAGCAGGGTCTCCCGACGGGCAGGGGAGGATCAGGCCCCTTCGGGCATGCTGATTCCAGCACCGACCTCGAAAGCATCTCTGCGCCCACCTCTCCCATTGCCCCCGCCAGGAAAGCTCTTTCCCCTGGTCCCCCCCTACGGATGcgccagcagggctggggagagggtaGCTGGGctgcaaggagaaagaaaggctgGGTGAGAGGCCGAGCCCCTGCTGTGCCATGCCCCTCGCCACGCCCCATGCCCCAGTGCAGGGCTGAAGGCCTACACCGGCTATAGGCCTATAGGCTGAAGGCCTACACCGGCTATAGGCCTATAGGATGAAGGCCTAGACCTCAGCACCGACCGTGGGGCTCCCCGAGATGAAGGAAGCTGCGGCACGGCCAGGAGCCAGCCCTCCGGTTCCCCAGGAGAGAGCCTGGAGCAGGAGACCAAGTGATGATCCCTGGCGGGCTGAGGTGAGCCTCAGGGCACAGCCCCGCTggtgtgacggtctgacaaattcaaatgtctcaaacatccgctaaaagagctttggtggacaaaacggcctctgtaaaaatgctggagttttgtgaacaggacaatgtggacagaagagagggccccacggagggtgggaacgcacttctccaaggccccaattccttatcttgagtgaccaggagaaggaacacaatttatgccttcctggaggaagaaggccccatggaagttgggactgtgcttctatcttaagtggtcataccagcaggaaaagagaagcaactccacaatgaacaccccccccaaagctaccgattccagtgaaccccaggtgtgggaactgcgcatgttgagatcatcaactaacacactaaaaaagaggagagaacgaaTCCTCAGCGCgtgccctccggaactggatctctacgctggctggaccaacgctggacccgggactggtgaaacccttctcttctctctttctttttttctctcattctctctctctcttttccttctctcttttccacagtccctacacgtcatcctttgaaacataaaccgttgaccaagtctgagactaggagtggacctagccgcccctgagctcctctttgagaaggagtccagaaagcaagggggtctgctctgaacctcgtgactcaacgggaggcctctccttctgatacacttcatgttcctttttccatttcattctttctgtactttcctcctcttctcaaacagcggcttaatgacatgttgcaaggttcatattaacaagttcatgtgtacttggacagagttagctaggttgaataaatgttgattgttgtttgaactcccctggtgtcgtttcaccttaattctgacaaaggaaatccacgaacctgagtcgctccaactttgggacgcgacagcTGGTTAGGCCCAGCGGCCCCAGGTCAGGGCCTTTGTGTGGGGGTGACGCTGGCGAGGGGTAAcccacaggcagctgcagggaaTGGTCACCATCTTGCTCTTGTTGAAGCGTGGCTTTCTGGTGACCAGTGCTTCTGCCTAACAGCTTAGGGTTTAGTTAGCTCCGTGCCCCAGCAAAGAAGAACAAACCACCCAGAGAAGTCAGGAGTTTGGTTGGGCCTGCCCCTTGAACTAGACTGCCCTGGACATGACCAGGAGCTGCGCCGAGTTCCAGGAAAGCGGGAAGACCCAGGAAGGCCATGGCCAAAGAGGTTCGAGCCCTGGCAGGACGTCCATTGTGAAGGGAACACTGGTCGCGCGGTCGGGATGGTCTCTGTGCAGCCCAGGGTACTTTTGGGACGTCACCTCTGAGCTACTGTGGCTGCCCTgtcctccctgcagctcccctcagcagagcccagctcccctaggctgctgctcagcaggcGCGTAAGGCACAGAGGCTTGGCTGTGCCGTTGGCCTCttttgggatctttcttttggGGCTGGCAGCAACTTCGCCTGCTGAATCCCAAAGGTGCTTTATCTGTCCCGTCCTCCTGCTGGGCTCACTTGGCTGATGGGGATGCCATGGGTCTGTGGCCAGTGGGCTGGGTGCCCCGTGGGGGGTGCAGGGGTCTTTGGGAGTGCCAAGACACCTCAGTGCCTCTTCCTCCGTGTCCCCCTGCAGCCGACGTGAGCCATGCTTCAAAATGCCCTGCAGGCTGGGACCGTGCAAGGGAGCAGTGGTggggttggtggggttttgcaAACAGTCACGTCCCAAGCAGAAGAGGCGTGCGTTGAAAGTGGGTACGGGGAAAGGCCCCTGAAAAGCTGAGGCTGGGTGACCAAGAATGGTAAGGATGCAATTTTCCCCAGGGGAGCGTATCAGCTCCCGAGGTTTTCGGCAGGTCCCAGTTCATAAGGGAAGAGTTTCTCTGGGACTCAACCGAGCGCATGCTGCCCAGATGCCTGCGTGCAGCTGATGAGGCAGGGGTGGTACAAAGGAGGACCTCTCCCTCTGCAAAAGGAAGccatttattacagaaaagcagaaagctgatACAATTGTACAAGAGTCACAgtgaaatatcttctttttttttttctttttctggggaAATAGGACGTTATCATGTCActatttcttcagctctttgAAAGCTAGTATTAGAGTAAGCAGTAATAGGAACTACGTTACTAGACAAACATTGGCAAAGCTCTGGCAACAGTTGGCATCTGcgacagaaagaaaagatgtaatTATGTGGTAGATTCTCAACAGGTTTTTGCACAACCAGAGCCTGAAGAGCCATACTGCTTATGTCAAAGCTGACATGACGGTAAGAGTCGGGCTGTCAACATGCACACTATATTGCAGCAGCTTGTTGGCTTCAGTACTTCAATAGTCCCAGTTAGAAGGGGGAAGTCTTGGTGACCCACTGCAGTTTCTGAACAGCTTGAGTGGTTACAAATGTGAGCAGCTACCAAAAGAGAGAAGCCTCAAGTGAGGGACctcagcaggctggagaaacgAGCCGCCAGGACcgtcatgaagttcaacaaggaaaATTGCAAAGTCGTGCcgctggggaggaacaaccccaggcaccagtataTGCTGGGGGCCGACCgactgggaagcagctctgcagaaaaggctgCTGAGGATGCTGGTGGACACCAAATTGAACTTTTGCTAGCAacgtgcccttgctgcaaaaaGCACTACCGATGTCCTGGGCCGCATTAGGgggagtgttgccagcaggtcgagggaggtgatcccgCCCCTCTGCTCAGTACTGGTGAGGCCACCCCTGGAGCACTGTGCctagttctgggctccccagtacaagggAGAcgtggacatactggagagagtacAACAGACAGCCATGAAGATGacgaagggactggagcatctctcccatgaggaaaggctgagagagccgggactgctcagcctggagaaggggaggCTCGGGGGGGACCTCATCAATGTGTATCAATACCcaaagggagggtgcaaagaggatggagacAGGCTCCTTCCAGCGGTCCCCAGtgcaggaccagaggcaatgggcacaaactgaaacacagcaggtTCCCTCCAAACATCGGAAAACACTCTTACTGCGTGGGTGACTGAGCCCTGGCAGAgcttgcccagggaggctgtggagccTCCACctttggagatactcaaaagccgtctggacgtggtcctgggcaaccagctctgggAGTCCCcgcttgagcagggggttggaccagatgacctccagaggtcccttccgacctcaaccattctgtgattctgtgatctgTGGCTGCAGACATCATCAAATAGCGTTTGTCCTCTCTGCTGCCTACCTTAGAAATCTCTAAAGGCACAAATAAGGAGCAGCTTAGGTCCTGTTCAAATCAGCCAACTTTTATTTGGATCCCAATGAGTTCTGCACGTTTAAAGAAGACTTTCTGAACCATCCTTCAAGCTCTCTGTCTCTTAGACTGTAGATGAGGGGACTGATTCAACATGTTAAGACAGTTTAGAACAAGGAGCGTATTTTGTTCAGGTTTCCTACTCTGAGAGCATCTGGCAAGCAATACACCATGCTAAAGTTCCATTGACAGTTGTAACACCAAACAACGATCAGACGAGAGGAGCAGGTGTAAACACCTTTTTGCCAAAAGAGATTTTCAGACCGGAGGAAAGGATGTGAATTGTAAGATGCCAGAAATTGTAGCAACGTGAAGAGAGCGTCTCGTCACATCTGTGGTGAACTCCGCACTGGGGCCAGTGTAGTATCGTCGCAGGAATGATTAAAGATTAGCGTGAGATTACAAAAGAATTGGTAAATTTCATTAGCGACGTACAAAGTGAGTTGGGATAGAAACACTCGGTTAGGATACTGACCTTACATTTTCTTATCCTGCTCCAAGCTTAAAGCAGAAAGTGGTATTCCTACTGTGCTGCAGGGGAGAAGTTTCCGTATTGCTAAAAACCAAGCATAagacagccctgcctggggatAACATTCCCCACAGACCAAAACACTCCAATGGTAGAACTTGCGTGCAGCCCCCGCAGAAACGGGCTTCCCGCCATTCTGAAAGCTGGGAGGGAGCGCAGGCCATCAGGCAGGAGGAGTGTCCCAGGAGATGGCCGTGGAGGGTTGGAGGTGGTGGTCAGCCAGCACCAGCGCAATGATGAGGGGTTCTTGGTCACCGtcaaaaaaacagaacaagctAACACCAGCAAGACAGCAACCTCCATTTCTGCAAGCTTCCCAAATCCTAAAAGGGCAAACTCAGTAGaagatgcttcattttcttttccctcttttctgcaTGAGCTCTTCCTGCTTggtaggaggaagagaagagatgaagcgacaaaaaaatacaacttgCGTTAAGCTTGAACAAATCTCAGACATCTAACATAACCTTGCcaaaggagagaggcagggctCTGGAGAGCACTGAAGGGAATGAAAGGTCCCGGGGGCACGCTGGGACGTGAGAACATGGGGCTCTGGGCCAGCTGGAGAGCAACAGGGAGATCCCCAGGGAATATGAGGGCAAATGTGGGGCTTGGGGCCCCCCAAGAGGACCCAAGTGCCCAGGGGTGAGTGGGCCTTGTGCCGCCCACAGGGGACACCCTGCCCCTCCCGGCCTGGGTGGCGGGTCACAGTGGTGCCTTTATGACCTGACCTGTCTCTGTGACACCCTGTGGTGCTGCATATGGTCAACACAGCCGTGGCCCCCACCCCGCAGTGTCCGGCAGGACGGCGACGGGACAGGGCGAGAGCGTGGAGCTGGCGAGGAGCCCCTGAGCGCAGCCCACGTCTTTCATCGCCACCCCCGCGGTGCCGAGGCATTTTGCCAAAGCTtaccccttccccatccctacCCCTTTCCTCTGTCCCGCAGGATGGCGGAGAGACCCCCCAGCCGCCCCAGGGTGGCCTGGGAGGAGAACGGGGCtccccaggagagcagctctccaCCGGAGCCCCACAAGGTGTGCGTGCCCAAGCCGCTGCAGACCGGTAAGTGAGGGGccctgctgggctgggcagggctggggacagcgaCCGCACCCCGATAGACGCCAGGGTCCTGTTTCCCCGGCACATCGGCAGTGGCGGTCCCACGGGTGGGGAGCACGGCACTGCCGGAATGCTGCTTAGGGCTGGGAGactgccccagcacagcctcccgCAGGGTGGGAGACAGCAGAGGggacccagctcctgctgcggGATATGGGCAGCAAGAGGCAGCTGGCCTGGCACCAGGCAGCCGTAGCGGGGGACGGGGACCTTTCCAGCCCATCTGCAAGCGAGTTCCTAAGCTCGGTGCCCTCGTGCCTTTCTGTGCCGTGCTGCACTCCAGCATCACAGCCCACCTGCCGGGCATCCTCCAGCCCGGACACCCGTGGGGAGACCGCGCCGGGGGAGTGGGAACGGGGCTGGACGGAGGGCAGagctccttcctctccccctgtTTGCCTTCGGCCTCTCCCTAcagccctccctgctctcctcctttACTAGGTGCCCTCTCTGCCGCTTCCAGCTGGCTGGCTctgtacagaaaggaaaaagaatccATGCAGTTCATCCAGGTTTTCCTGAAGAGCTCCGAAAAGGTAACCACGGCCATTTCCATGGTAGCTGTGCCTGCGTCTCCCCATGGAGCCAccggctctgctgcctgctgccagggctgctgggcGACCGCTGGCTGGGCAGAGCCGCTCCCGCCGGGTCTcctgcacagcactgcagcccCAGTGCTCCGGTCCTGCTGGCCGCGTGTCTACGTTCTCACGCTCCCCGTTTGTCTCTCTGTCCCCTGGCTGCCAGGAGAAGGCCCAGAAGATGCAGTTCCTAGAGACCATCTGCACCCTGTGCAAAGCTGCAAGGCAAAGCAAGGGCTTGTCACGGGGCCTGAATGCGTTCTGCCACAAATTTGAGCTGGCAGAGAATATCAAGGTGAGGGGACACCTGGCGGGTCTGGGGAGGGCGGCAAGGTCCCCGGGCACCGGCACAACGTGAGGACAGCGCatgggcaggggaaggcagggacaaGCGTGTGTGGACACCGAGCTGCCCCGAGGGGACTCGGATGACGCTGAgaagccctgccagcagagaccccagcaccggggcggggggcactCTGGGGGccggtgctggggcaggggcagagggtCTCCGCCAGCCCTGCCACCTGGTGCTGGGTCTGCTGGCactgggtgctggcagctgccaggtCCCATCCCAGACGTGctctgcaggtgctgctggaAGAGGAGCCCAGGGACCACCTGCACACAGCGGTGCGGCAGCAAGCTATGCTTGCCATCGCTGCCTTGAGGTACCTGCCAGGCCCCTGGTTTGGCTTTCCACCAGCCATGGCCCTGGACCTGGCCGGGGCCACCCCCCATCCAGGCACAGTCCAGTGGTGCCATCAGAGGGCCCCTGCTTTGCCCTGCTGGCAGCTTGTTGGGAGGGCgcaggggagggcagagggatCCTGCAGCTCCCCGCCACATCTCAGCTCTTCCCCAGAGTGGGAAGCGGGAGGCTTGCCTGCCAGGACTGTCCTTTGGCCCAGGCCATATCGAGGACGGAGGAGGTGCCTCCTGGCAGCACTCCCCACACACCCTCCATCCCTCTTGGGGACCCCCTGCTCCAGAGCTCCGTGTCCACCTGCCCAAGGCATCGAGGCACCACCGCTCCCAGCACCAGTGTCCAACAGGACCCCCCCCCTCTCTCTTTGCAGCAAAGTGGAGGTGGTGCTAGAGGGC
The Haliaeetus albicilla chromosome 1, bHalAlb1.1, whole genome shotgun sequence DNA segment above includes these coding regions:
- the LOC138684960 gene encoding maestro heat-like repeat family member 5 gives rise to the protein MEPPALLPAARAAGRPLAGQSRSRRVSCTALQPQCSGPAGRVSTFSRSPFVSLSPGCQEKAQKMQFLETICTLCKAARQSKGLSRGLNAFCHKFELAENIKVLLEEEPRDHLHTAVRQQAMLAIAALSKVEVVLEGKKKSLLEACFKSVFLLPPKADMQGLDTTLYFEVSAG